Proteins encoded within one genomic window of Brienomyrus brachyistius isolate T26 chromosome 22, BBRACH_0.4, whole genome shotgun sequence:
- the LOC125717756 gene encoding choline transporter-like protein 2 isoform X3, with protein sequence MPEEYYGKNGEPKKFDPTFRGPIHNRGCTDIICCILFILAILGYFAVGILAWSQGDPRKVIYPTDSRGQFCGQVGTPLEKKPNLFYFNIMKCASPLVLLELQCPTTQICVEKCPDRFITLMQAQKTTDMDYYKSYCVGGMDVSKMAAPEILKNGLCPSMLLPSKPVTRRCFPAFGQKDGVLVVGNNTQFNDQQGTTINAVDLVNGARNATIVKEARQLAMKIFQDYTRSWYWILIGLVVAMIISLIFIVLLRFLAGVMVWVMIVMVILLIGYGIFHCYMEYASLKDQQGANITLKELGFQSDLTVYLQIRQTWLAFMIILCIVEVIIILLLIFLRNRICIAIALIKEASRAIGYVMSSLVYPLLTFALLAVVIAYWAVTAIFLSTSSEAVYKVFNDTACNYSRQTCNPENFNTSTVKAVCPSAKCLFAFYGGESPYHKYLIVLQFYNLFLFFWCANFVTALGQMTLAGAFASYYWAFKKPDDMPAFPIFASLGRALRYHTGSLAFGSLILAIVQVIRVLLEYLDHKLKGAQNRCVKFLLCCLKCCFWCLEKFIKFLNRNAYIMVAIYGKNFCTSARDAFFLLMRNVIRVAVLDKVTDFLLFLGKLLIVGAVGILSFFFFSGKIKGTDNVVPHLNYYWVPILTLVVGSYLIAHGFFSVYAMCVDTLFLCFCEDLERNDGSEEKPYFMSPKLRDILFEDRASTEEKGERAEQEEIASQPEHLVSGGATAVTSGSIAPEPLQT encoded by the exons ATGCCTGAGGAATACTATGGGAAGAACG GAGAGCCAAAGAAGTTCGATCCTACATTCAGAGGGCCCATTCACAACAG GGGCTGCACTGACATCATTTGCTGCATCCTCTTTATTTTGGCTATATTGGGTTATTTTGCAGTGGGAATTCTGG CATGGTCTCAGGGGGACCCCAGGAAGGTGATCTACCCTAcggacagcagggggcagttctGTGGGCAAGTTGGTACCCCTTTGGA GAAGAAACCCAATCTGTTCTACTTCAACATCATGAAGTGTGCCAGCCCACTGGTTCTGCTGGAGCTTCAGTGTCCAACCACACAG ATCTGTGTGGAGAAGTGTCCCGACCGCTTTATTACTCTGATGCAAGCCCAGAAGACAACGGATATGGATTACTACAAATCCTACTGCGTGGGAGGCATGGATGTCTCCAAAATG GCGGCGCCAGAAATCCTGAAGAATGGGCTTTGTCCCTCGATGCTCCTTCCCAGCAAACCCG TGACCCGCAGGTGCTTCCCAGCTTTTGGCCAAAAGGACGGAGTGCTCGTCGTGGGCAACAACACCCAATTCAATGACCAACAAGGGACGACCATAAATGCCGTTGACCTTGTCAATGGTGCCAG gaaTGCTACAATAGTTAAAGAGGCCCGTCAGCTGGCCATGAAGATCTTCCAAGATTACACTCGTTCCTGGTACTGGATCCTCAT TGGGTTGGTGGTAGCCATGATAATCAGCCTCATCTTCATCGTTCTCCTGCGCTTCCTGGCAGGAGTGATGGTGTGGGTCATGATCGTCATGGTCATCCTGCTCATCGGCTATG GCATCTTTCACTGCTACATGGAGTACGCCAGCCTGAAGGACCAGCAGGGAGCCAACATCACCCTCAAAGAGCTGGGCTTCCAGAGCGACCTCACCGTCTACCTGCAGATCCGCCAGACGTGGCTGGCCTTCA TGATCATCCTCTGCATCGTGGAGGTGATCATTATACTCCTGCTGATTTTCCTCAGGAACAGAATCTGTATCGCCATTGCGCTCATCAAGGAAGCCAGCAG GGCCATCGGCTATGTGATGTCATCCCTCGTCTACCCTCTCTTGACCTTTGCCCTACTAGCGGTGGTGATAGCGTACTGGGCCGTCACTGCCAT CTTCCTGTCCACCTCCAGCGAGGCGGTCTATAAAGTGTTCAATGACACGGCGTGCAATTACTCTCGGCAGACCTGCAATCCGGAG AACTTCAACACTTCCACGGTCAAAGCCGTATGTCCCAGCGCCAAGTGCCTGTTTGCCTTTTACGGGGGCGAGAGTCCATACCACAAGTACCTGATCGTGCTGCAGTTCTACaacctcttcctcttcttctggtGTGCCAACTTCGTGACGGCATTGGGTCAGATGACCTTGGCTGGTGCCTTTGCCTCCTACTATTGGGCCTTCAAGAAGCCGGATGACATGCCTGCGTTCCCCATATTTGCATCTTTGGGCCGAGCGCTCAG GTACCACACTGGCTCTCTTGCCTTCGGTTCCCTGATCCTGGCCATCGTCCAAGTGATCAGGGTTCTGCTGGAGTACCTGGACCACAAACTGAAAG GAGCCCAGAACAGATGCGTGAAGTTTCTGCTTTGTTGCCTGAAGTGTTGTTTCTGGTGCCTGGAAAAGTTCATCAAGTTTCTCAACAGAAATGCTTATATCATG GTGGCGATATATGGCAAAAACTTTTGCACCTCGGCCCGGGATGCTTTCTTCCTCTTGATGAGAAACGTAATCAG GGTTGCTGTGCTGGACAAAGTAACGGACTTCCTGTTGTTTTTGGGCAAGCTTCTCATTGTTGGAGCCGTGG GGATACTttctttcttcttcttctccggGAAGATAAAGGGGACTGACAATGTGGTGCCACATCTCAACTATTACTGGGTTCCCATACTG ACACTGGTTGTGGGCTCCTACCTTATTGCACACGGTTTCTTCAGCGTTTACGCCATGTGTGTGGACACACTCTTCCTCTGTTTCT GCGAGGACCTGGAGCGGAACGACGGCTCTGAAGAGAAGCCCTATTTCATGTCCCCGAAGCTCCGTGACATTCTCTTTGAGGACAGGGCGTCTACGGAGGAGAAGGGAGAGCGGGCCGAACAAGAGGAAATAGCTTCCCAGCCCGAGCATCTAGTCAGCGGTGGTGCGACTGCAGTAACATCTGGGTCGATCGCCCCAGAGCCGTTGCAGACTTGA
- the LOC125717756 gene encoding choline transporter-like protein 2 isoform X1 produces MPEEYYGKNGEPKKFDPTFRGPIHNRGCTDIICCILFILAILGYFAVGILAWSQGDPRKVIYPTDSRGQFCGQVGTPLEKKPNLFYFNIMKCASPLVLLELQCPTTQICVEKCPDRFITLMQAQKTTDMDYYKSYCVGGMDVSKMAAPEILKNGLCPSMLLPSKPVTRRCFPAFGQKDGVLVVGNNTQFNDQQGTTINAVDLVNGARNATIVKEARQLAMKIFQDYTRSWYWILIGLVVAMIISLIFIVLLRFLAGVMVWVMIVMVILLIGYGIFHCYMEYASLKDQQGANITLKELGFQSDLTVYLQIRQTWLAFMIILCIVEVIIILLLIFLRNRICIAIALIKEASRAIGYVMSSLVYPLLTFALLAVVIAYWAVTAIFLSTSSEAVYKVFNDTACNYSRQTCNPENFNTSTVKAVCPSAKCLFAFYGGESPYHKYLIVLQFYNLFLFFWCANFVTALGQMTLAGAFASYYWAFKKPDDMPAFPIFASLGRALRYHTGSLAFGSLILAIVQVIRVLLEYLDHKLKGAQNRCVKFLLCCLKCCFWCLEKFIKFLNRNAYIMVAIYGKNFCTSARDAFFLLMRNVIRVAVLDKVTDFLLFLGKLLIVGAVGILSFFFFSGKIKGTDNVVPHLNYYWVPILTLVVGSYLIAHGFFSVYAMCVDTLFLCFLEDLERNDGSPERPYLMSDNLLKVLKKKNSSAEAQ; encoded by the exons ATGCCTGAGGAATACTATGGGAAGAACG GAGAGCCAAAGAAGTTCGATCCTACATTCAGAGGGCCCATTCACAACAG GGGCTGCACTGACATCATTTGCTGCATCCTCTTTATTTTGGCTATATTGGGTTATTTTGCAGTGGGAATTCTGG CATGGTCTCAGGGGGACCCCAGGAAGGTGATCTACCCTAcggacagcagggggcagttctGTGGGCAAGTTGGTACCCCTTTGGA GAAGAAACCCAATCTGTTCTACTTCAACATCATGAAGTGTGCCAGCCCACTGGTTCTGCTGGAGCTTCAGTGTCCAACCACACAG ATCTGTGTGGAGAAGTGTCCCGACCGCTTTATTACTCTGATGCAAGCCCAGAAGACAACGGATATGGATTACTACAAATCCTACTGCGTGGGAGGCATGGATGTCTCCAAAATG GCGGCGCCAGAAATCCTGAAGAATGGGCTTTGTCCCTCGATGCTCCTTCCCAGCAAACCCG TGACCCGCAGGTGCTTCCCAGCTTTTGGCCAAAAGGACGGAGTGCTCGTCGTGGGCAACAACACCCAATTCAATGACCAACAAGGGACGACCATAAATGCCGTTGACCTTGTCAATGGTGCCAG gaaTGCTACAATAGTTAAAGAGGCCCGTCAGCTGGCCATGAAGATCTTCCAAGATTACACTCGTTCCTGGTACTGGATCCTCAT TGGGTTGGTGGTAGCCATGATAATCAGCCTCATCTTCATCGTTCTCCTGCGCTTCCTGGCAGGAGTGATGGTGTGGGTCATGATCGTCATGGTCATCCTGCTCATCGGCTATG GCATCTTTCACTGCTACATGGAGTACGCCAGCCTGAAGGACCAGCAGGGAGCCAACATCACCCTCAAAGAGCTGGGCTTCCAGAGCGACCTCACCGTCTACCTGCAGATCCGCCAGACGTGGCTGGCCTTCA TGATCATCCTCTGCATCGTGGAGGTGATCATTATACTCCTGCTGATTTTCCTCAGGAACAGAATCTGTATCGCCATTGCGCTCATCAAGGAAGCCAGCAG GGCCATCGGCTATGTGATGTCATCCCTCGTCTACCCTCTCTTGACCTTTGCCCTACTAGCGGTGGTGATAGCGTACTGGGCCGTCACTGCCAT CTTCCTGTCCACCTCCAGCGAGGCGGTCTATAAAGTGTTCAATGACACGGCGTGCAATTACTCTCGGCAGACCTGCAATCCGGAG AACTTCAACACTTCCACGGTCAAAGCCGTATGTCCCAGCGCCAAGTGCCTGTTTGCCTTTTACGGGGGCGAGAGTCCATACCACAAGTACCTGATCGTGCTGCAGTTCTACaacctcttcctcttcttctggtGTGCCAACTTCGTGACGGCATTGGGTCAGATGACCTTGGCTGGTGCCTTTGCCTCCTACTATTGGGCCTTCAAGAAGCCGGATGACATGCCTGCGTTCCCCATATTTGCATCTTTGGGCCGAGCGCTCAG GTACCACACTGGCTCTCTTGCCTTCGGTTCCCTGATCCTGGCCATCGTCCAAGTGATCAGGGTTCTGCTGGAGTACCTGGACCACAAACTGAAAG GAGCCCAGAACAGATGCGTGAAGTTTCTGCTTTGTTGCCTGAAGTGTTGTTTCTGGTGCCTGGAAAAGTTCATCAAGTTTCTCAACAGAAATGCTTATATCATG GTGGCGATATATGGCAAAAACTTTTGCACCTCGGCCCGGGATGCTTTCTTCCTCTTGATGAGAAACGTAATCAG GGTTGCTGTGCTGGACAAAGTAACGGACTTCCTGTTGTTTTTGGGCAAGCTTCTCATTGTTGGAGCCGTGG GGATACTttctttcttcttcttctccggGAAGATAAAGGGGACTGACAATGTGGTGCCACATCTCAACTATTACTGGGTTCCCATACTG ACACTGGTTGTGGGCTCCTACCTTATTGCACACGGTTTCTTCAGCGTTTACGCCATGTGTGTGGACACACTCTTCCTCTGTTTCT tggaagACCTGGAGAGGAATGACGGCAGTCCGGAACGTCCCTACCTGATGTCTGATAACCTGCTCAAAGTGCTCAAGAAGAAGAACAGCAGTGCGGAGGCCCAGTGA
- the LOC125717756 gene encoding choline transporter-like protein 2 isoform X4: MELDYKNPDKKYGEPKKFDPTFRGPIHNRGCTDIICCILFILAILGYFAVGILAWSQGDPRKVIYPTDSRGQFCGQVGTPLEKKPNLFYFNIMKCASPLVLLELQCPTTQICVEKCPDRFITLMQAQKTTDMDYYKSYCVGGMDVSKMAAPEILKNGLCPSMLLPSKPVTRRCFPAFGQKDGVLVVGNNTQFNDQQGTTINAVDLVNGARNATIVKEARQLAMKIFQDYTRSWYWILIGLVVAMIISLIFIVLLRFLAGVMVWVMIVMVILLIGYGIFHCYMEYASLKDQQGANITLKELGFQSDLTVYLQIRQTWLAFMIILCIVEVIIILLLIFLRNRICIAIALIKEASRAIGYVMSSLVYPLLTFALLAVVIAYWAVTAIFLSTSSEAVYKVFNDTACNYSRQTCNPENFNTSTVKAVCPSAKCLFAFYGGESPYHKYLIVLQFYNLFLFFWCANFVTALGQMTLAGAFASYYWAFKKPDDMPAFPIFASLGRALRYHTGSLAFGSLILAIVQVIRVLLEYLDHKLKGAQNRCVKFLLCCLKCCFWCLEKFIKFLNRNAYIMVAIYGKNFCTSARDAFFLLMRNVIRVAVLDKVTDFLLFLGKLLIVGAVGILSFFFFSGKIKGTDNVVPHLNYYWVPILTLVVGSYLIAHGFFSVYAMCVDTLFLCFLEDLERNDGSPERPYLMSDNLLKVLKKKNSSAEAQ; this comes from the exons GAGAGCCAAAGAAGTTCGATCCTACATTCAGAGGGCCCATTCACAACAG GGGCTGCACTGACATCATTTGCTGCATCCTCTTTATTTTGGCTATATTGGGTTATTTTGCAGTGGGAATTCTGG CATGGTCTCAGGGGGACCCCAGGAAGGTGATCTACCCTAcggacagcagggggcagttctGTGGGCAAGTTGGTACCCCTTTGGA GAAGAAACCCAATCTGTTCTACTTCAACATCATGAAGTGTGCCAGCCCACTGGTTCTGCTGGAGCTTCAGTGTCCAACCACACAG ATCTGTGTGGAGAAGTGTCCCGACCGCTTTATTACTCTGATGCAAGCCCAGAAGACAACGGATATGGATTACTACAAATCCTACTGCGTGGGAGGCATGGATGTCTCCAAAATG GCGGCGCCAGAAATCCTGAAGAATGGGCTTTGTCCCTCGATGCTCCTTCCCAGCAAACCCG TGACCCGCAGGTGCTTCCCAGCTTTTGGCCAAAAGGACGGAGTGCTCGTCGTGGGCAACAACACCCAATTCAATGACCAACAAGGGACGACCATAAATGCCGTTGACCTTGTCAATGGTGCCAG gaaTGCTACAATAGTTAAAGAGGCCCGTCAGCTGGCCATGAAGATCTTCCAAGATTACACTCGTTCCTGGTACTGGATCCTCAT TGGGTTGGTGGTAGCCATGATAATCAGCCTCATCTTCATCGTTCTCCTGCGCTTCCTGGCAGGAGTGATGGTGTGGGTCATGATCGTCATGGTCATCCTGCTCATCGGCTATG GCATCTTTCACTGCTACATGGAGTACGCCAGCCTGAAGGACCAGCAGGGAGCCAACATCACCCTCAAAGAGCTGGGCTTCCAGAGCGACCTCACCGTCTACCTGCAGATCCGCCAGACGTGGCTGGCCTTCA TGATCATCCTCTGCATCGTGGAGGTGATCATTATACTCCTGCTGATTTTCCTCAGGAACAGAATCTGTATCGCCATTGCGCTCATCAAGGAAGCCAGCAG GGCCATCGGCTATGTGATGTCATCCCTCGTCTACCCTCTCTTGACCTTTGCCCTACTAGCGGTGGTGATAGCGTACTGGGCCGTCACTGCCAT CTTCCTGTCCACCTCCAGCGAGGCGGTCTATAAAGTGTTCAATGACACGGCGTGCAATTACTCTCGGCAGACCTGCAATCCGGAG AACTTCAACACTTCCACGGTCAAAGCCGTATGTCCCAGCGCCAAGTGCCTGTTTGCCTTTTACGGGGGCGAGAGTCCATACCACAAGTACCTGATCGTGCTGCAGTTCTACaacctcttcctcttcttctggtGTGCCAACTTCGTGACGGCATTGGGTCAGATGACCTTGGCTGGTGCCTTTGCCTCCTACTATTGGGCCTTCAAGAAGCCGGATGACATGCCTGCGTTCCCCATATTTGCATCTTTGGGCCGAGCGCTCAG GTACCACACTGGCTCTCTTGCCTTCGGTTCCCTGATCCTGGCCATCGTCCAAGTGATCAGGGTTCTGCTGGAGTACCTGGACCACAAACTGAAAG GAGCCCAGAACAGATGCGTGAAGTTTCTGCTTTGTTGCCTGAAGTGTTGTTTCTGGTGCCTGGAAAAGTTCATCAAGTTTCTCAACAGAAATGCTTATATCATG GTGGCGATATATGGCAAAAACTTTTGCACCTCGGCCCGGGATGCTTTCTTCCTCTTGATGAGAAACGTAATCAG GGTTGCTGTGCTGGACAAAGTAACGGACTTCCTGTTGTTTTTGGGCAAGCTTCTCATTGTTGGAGCCGTGG GGATACTttctttcttcttcttctccggGAAGATAAAGGGGACTGACAATGTGGTGCCACATCTCAACTATTACTGGGTTCCCATACTG ACACTGGTTGTGGGCTCCTACCTTATTGCACACGGTTTCTTCAGCGTTTACGCCATGTGTGTGGACACACTCTTCCTCTGTTTCT tggaagACCTGGAGAGGAATGACGGCAGTCCGGAACGTCCCTACCTGATGTCTGATAACCTGCTCAAAGTGCTCAAGAAGAAGAACAGCAGTGCGGAGGCCCAGTGA
- the LOC125717756 gene encoding choline transporter-like protein 2 isoform X2, whose protein sequence is MELDYKNPDKKYGEPKKFDPTFRGPIHNRGCTDIICCILFILAILGYFAVGILAWSQGDPRKVIYPTDSRGQFCGQVGTPLEKKPNLFYFNIMKCASPLVLLELQCPTTQICVEKCPDRFITLMQAQKTTDMDYYKSYCVGGMDVSKMAAPEILKNGLCPSMLLPSKPVTRRCFPAFGQKDGVLVVGNNTQFNDQQGTTINAVDLVNGARNATIVKEARQLAMKIFQDYTRSWYWILIGLVVAMIISLIFIVLLRFLAGVMVWVMIVMVILLIGYGIFHCYMEYASLKDQQGANITLKELGFQSDLTVYLQIRQTWLAFMIILCIVEVIIILLLIFLRNRICIAIALIKEASRAIGYVMSSLVYPLLTFALLAVVIAYWAVTAIFLSTSSEAVYKVFNDTACNYSRQTCNPENFNTSTVKAVCPSAKCLFAFYGGESPYHKYLIVLQFYNLFLFFWCANFVTALGQMTLAGAFASYYWAFKKPDDMPAFPIFASLGRALRYHTGSLAFGSLILAIVQVIRVLLEYLDHKLKGAQNRCVKFLLCCLKCCFWCLEKFIKFLNRNAYIMVAIYGKNFCTSARDAFFLLMRNVIRVAVLDKVTDFLLFLGKLLIVGAVGILSFFFFSGKIKGTDNVVPHLNYYWVPILTLVVGSYLIAHGFFSVYAMCVDTLFLCFCEDLERNDGSEEKPYFMSPKLRDILFEDRASTEEKGERAEQEEIASQPEHLVSGGATAVTSGSIAPEPLQT, encoded by the exons GAGAGCCAAAGAAGTTCGATCCTACATTCAGAGGGCCCATTCACAACAG GGGCTGCACTGACATCATTTGCTGCATCCTCTTTATTTTGGCTATATTGGGTTATTTTGCAGTGGGAATTCTGG CATGGTCTCAGGGGGACCCCAGGAAGGTGATCTACCCTAcggacagcagggggcagttctGTGGGCAAGTTGGTACCCCTTTGGA GAAGAAACCCAATCTGTTCTACTTCAACATCATGAAGTGTGCCAGCCCACTGGTTCTGCTGGAGCTTCAGTGTCCAACCACACAG ATCTGTGTGGAGAAGTGTCCCGACCGCTTTATTACTCTGATGCAAGCCCAGAAGACAACGGATATGGATTACTACAAATCCTACTGCGTGGGAGGCATGGATGTCTCCAAAATG GCGGCGCCAGAAATCCTGAAGAATGGGCTTTGTCCCTCGATGCTCCTTCCCAGCAAACCCG TGACCCGCAGGTGCTTCCCAGCTTTTGGCCAAAAGGACGGAGTGCTCGTCGTGGGCAACAACACCCAATTCAATGACCAACAAGGGACGACCATAAATGCCGTTGACCTTGTCAATGGTGCCAG gaaTGCTACAATAGTTAAAGAGGCCCGTCAGCTGGCCATGAAGATCTTCCAAGATTACACTCGTTCCTGGTACTGGATCCTCAT TGGGTTGGTGGTAGCCATGATAATCAGCCTCATCTTCATCGTTCTCCTGCGCTTCCTGGCAGGAGTGATGGTGTGGGTCATGATCGTCATGGTCATCCTGCTCATCGGCTATG GCATCTTTCACTGCTACATGGAGTACGCCAGCCTGAAGGACCAGCAGGGAGCCAACATCACCCTCAAAGAGCTGGGCTTCCAGAGCGACCTCACCGTCTACCTGCAGATCCGCCAGACGTGGCTGGCCTTCA TGATCATCCTCTGCATCGTGGAGGTGATCATTATACTCCTGCTGATTTTCCTCAGGAACAGAATCTGTATCGCCATTGCGCTCATCAAGGAAGCCAGCAG GGCCATCGGCTATGTGATGTCATCCCTCGTCTACCCTCTCTTGACCTTTGCCCTACTAGCGGTGGTGATAGCGTACTGGGCCGTCACTGCCAT CTTCCTGTCCACCTCCAGCGAGGCGGTCTATAAAGTGTTCAATGACACGGCGTGCAATTACTCTCGGCAGACCTGCAATCCGGAG AACTTCAACACTTCCACGGTCAAAGCCGTATGTCCCAGCGCCAAGTGCCTGTTTGCCTTTTACGGGGGCGAGAGTCCATACCACAAGTACCTGATCGTGCTGCAGTTCTACaacctcttcctcttcttctggtGTGCCAACTTCGTGACGGCATTGGGTCAGATGACCTTGGCTGGTGCCTTTGCCTCCTACTATTGGGCCTTCAAGAAGCCGGATGACATGCCTGCGTTCCCCATATTTGCATCTTTGGGCCGAGCGCTCAG GTACCACACTGGCTCTCTTGCCTTCGGTTCCCTGATCCTGGCCATCGTCCAAGTGATCAGGGTTCTGCTGGAGTACCTGGACCACAAACTGAAAG GAGCCCAGAACAGATGCGTGAAGTTTCTGCTTTGTTGCCTGAAGTGTTGTTTCTGGTGCCTGGAAAAGTTCATCAAGTTTCTCAACAGAAATGCTTATATCATG GTGGCGATATATGGCAAAAACTTTTGCACCTCGGCCCGGGATGCTTTCTTCCTCTTGATGAGAAACGTAATCAG GGTTGCTGTGCTGGACAAAGTAACGGACTTCCTGTTGTTTTTGGGCAAGCTTCTCATTGTTGGAGCCGTGG GGATACTttctttcttcttcttctccggGAAGATAAAGGGGACTGACAATGTGGTGCCACATCTCAACTATTACTGGGTTCCCATACTG ACACTGGTTGTGGGCTCCTACCTTATTGCACACGGTTTCTTCAGCGTTTACGCCATGTGTGTGGACACACTCTTCCTCTGTTTCT GCGAGGACCTGGAGCGGAACGACGGCTCTGAAGAGAAGCCCTATTTCATGTCCCCGAAGCTCCGTGACATTCTCTTTGAGGACAGGGCGTCTACGGAGGAGAAGGGAGAGCGGGCCGAACAAGAGGAAATAGCTTCCCAGCCCGAGCATCTAGTCAGCGGTGGTGCGACTGCAGTAACATCTGGGTCGATCGCCCCAGAGCCGTTGCAGACTTGA